The Pantoea trifolii nucleotide sequence AGAACGCGCCCAGCGCATAGAGCATCTGCTGACGCGGCAACAGCATTAACGCGTCACCCACCAGCGTGGCGACCAGACCGGCCAGAATCAAATAATCGGTGGTGTTGAAGGTTGGAGCTTGCCACGCCCAGGCAACGAGCAACAGCAAGGTGACAGGTTTAAATAGCCAGCGTTGCCATTGCGGACCGCGGTATGAAGCATCGACGTAGAGCCAGCCGGAAAAAAGTACGGCAAGGAAAGACCAAAGCATTTTTTCTCCCTTTTCTGGACGAAATGTCCGCCAGTTTGATGAATTTTCCCAAAATCACCTTCTCAGTGTAAGTTACCGCCGCCGAATGTGACAATCAGCCGACTCTGGTTGTATGCTTTGTCGTCTTTACCCGTTCCGAATTAACGCAAAGCACGAGATAAATCATGAGCAAACCACCGCTAATCTTTTTCATCGTACTGGCCATTATTGCCGTTTTGGCGACCCGTCAGTTTATTAAACAGCGCCGCGAAACGGCGGTGAACGATGCTTCGCCGGTGCGCTCGCTGAGCGTGAAAGTGAAAACTAAACGCGAATTTCCGTCACCCAATCGCCGTTCACGTCAGCGTGAAGAGATTGTGGCGGAAGAGATGAAGTATGAAGCCTGGTTCCATCCGCTGAACGGTGCCAGCGATATCAAAGTGACGGTGAACGCGAACGAGTATCACCAGATCGATAAGGGCGCGAAGGGCGAGTTGAAGATGAAGGGCACGCGTTTCGTAAGTTTTACCCCGGTCCCGTAGGGTCGCCATTCATGGCGACCTGGTTATAGGCCGCACCAACCTACATCTTCGGATAATGCTTTTTCTGCCACGCCAACAGTTCAAACACGCCAAAGAAGAAGATCTTCGCCTGGGTTACGCCGCTCAGTTTCGGGGCGTCTTTCGATTGGGTCGCGCGCAGCAACACCAGTTGCAGGCCGTGCATAATCACCATAAAGAACAGCGCCACGTGCACGAAATAGCGCAGCGGCGTCGGGAAAGGGTGCACCAGATTGAGCAGTAAAAAGGCCCAGACGCATATCATCAGCAAACGTCCCACATTAAGCCACATCGTGCGTCTCCTGTTGACGTTGATAAAGGCGATAAGCCACCTGACCGGCAATCTTTTCGCGATACAAATCCCAATTCGCAGGTGCTACGGGCGTGCCGTTTTCCACTTCGCTCTCGACATAAATCAGCGCTTCAGCCGCTAACCAGCCATTTTTCTCCAGCAGCGTCAACGTTTCCTGTAACAACCCTTTACGGAACGGCGGATCGACAAACACCACATCAAACGGCTCGCCCGGCTGGCTCAGCCACTGCAGCGTATTGGTTTGCACCACCTTGGCCTGCGAGGCGCGCAGCGTTTGCAGGTTCTGTGACAGCTGTTGCGCCACAGCACGCTCCAGCTCCAACAGCGTGGCTGAAGCCGCATAACGAGACAGCGCTTCCAGCCCTAACGCGCCGCTGCCGGCGAAACAATCGAGGCAGCGCGCTTCCTGAATATCCGGTGCCAGCCAGTTGAACAGGGTTTCACGTACGCGATCGGTGGTGGGGCGCAAACCTGCGCTATCCGGCACCGGTAATTTACGGCCGCGCCACTGACCGCCAATGATGCGGATCTGGCCAGCGCTGCTGCTACGGGGGGCTTTACTCATTTTGCTCACAACTCGTCATAATTTGTTGCGTAGTTTAACGGGCGTAGCGGGCAGAAGAAACGTTAAAAAAGGGTGCTGTGGTGCGCTGGCTGGAAAGTGTTAGACTACTGAGTTGGTATAGTGCGCGTAATTACCTGATTTTTACGCCGCTCACCCGCTTAAAATTGAATATTTTATCCCCTGGGAACAAGCGTGCTACCGGGAATAAGCCATCGAGGAGTAGGGTCACACAATGGCAAAAGAGAAAAAACGCGGCTTTTTTTCCTGGTTAGGCTTTGGCAAAGAAGAAGAGACGCAACAACCTGCTGAAGAGCAGCAGCAAACCACCGAGGTGGTCGCTGAGCCTGCCGTTGAAGAGAGTGCGCTCGATCGTGCCGAAGCGCAGGCTGTCGAAACCGTCGCCGTCACCGAACAGGTGGCGGAACAGCAGCAGGTTGAAGCGGAACTGATTGAAGCGCCGGTTATCGAGCCGCAGGAACCTGAACCGGTTACCGCCATCGTTGAAGACGTGCTGCCGGAAGAGATAACGCAGCCGGATGTGGCACCAATCGAAGAAGAGCCGCAGCGGGAAGAGCTGGCGCTTGATGAGCCAGAACGGGATGAAGAAGCGCCTTTAACCGATGAAGAACTGGAAGCGCTGGCGTTAGCGGAAACCTATGCGGAAGATGCCGAGCTAGCCGAAGCTACGCAGGATACCGTGAGCGATCTGCCGCTGGCCGCTGCGCCGATAATTGCGCAGGAGCAGGAACGTCCTACCAAAGAGGGCTTTTTCGCCCGTCTGAAACGCAGCCTGGTCAAAACCCGTGAAAACCTCGGTTCGGGCTTTATCAGCCTGTTCCGTGGTAAGAAAATTGATGATGATTTGTTTGAAGAGCTGGAAGAGCAGCTGCTGATTGCCGACGTTGGCGTTGAAACCACGCGCCGCATCATCACCAATCTGACACAACAGGCCAACCGCAAGCAGCTGCGCGATGCGGAAGCGCTGTATGGCCTGCTGAAAGCTGAAATGTCCGGTATTTTGGAAAAAGTGGATCAGCCGCTGGAAGTGGGTGGCAAAACGCCCTTCGTCATCCTGATGGTGGGCGTCAACGGCGTGGGTAAAACCACCACCATCGGTAAGCTGGCGCGTCAGTATCAGGCGCAGGGCAAATCGGTGATGCTGGCAGCGGGTGATACCTTCCGTGCCGCCGCCGTTGAGCAGCTGCAGGTTTGGGGCCAGCGCAACAACATTCCTGTGGTGGCGCAGCACACCGGCGCCGATTCTGCCTCGGTGATTTTTGACGCCATTCAGGCCGCCAAGTCGCGCAATGTGGATGTACTGATCGCCGATACCGCCGGTCGCCTGCAAAACAAATCGCACCTGATGGAAGAGCTGAAGAAAATTACCCGCGTGATGAAGAAGCTGGATGAAGATGCGCCGCATGAAGTGATGCTGACGCTCGACGCCAGCACCGGGCAAAACGCCATCAGCCAGGCCAAACTGTTCCATGAAGCGGTGGGCCTGACCGGCATCACCCTGACGAAACTGGATGGCACCGCCAAAGGCGGCGTGATCTTCTCGGTTGCCGATCAGTTCGGCATTCCGATTCGTTATATCGGTGTTGGGGAAGGCATCGAGGATTTACGGCCGTTTAAGGCCGCAGACTTTATTGAGGCACTGTTTGCCCGAGAGGAATGATTGGGATGATTCGCTTTGAAGAGGTCAGTAAAGCTTACCTGGGAGGACGTCAGGCGCTGCAGGGAGTGGATTTCCATCTGCGTCCCGGCGAAATGGCGTTCCTGACCGGCCATTCCGGTGCGGGGAAAAGTACCTTACTGAAGCTGATTTGTGGCATTGAGCGCCCGAGCGCCGGGCAGATCTGGTTTAGCGGCCACGATATTTCGCGTCTGCGTCACAGCGAAGTGCCTTTCCTGCGACGTCAGATCGGCATGATTTTCCAGGATCACCATTTGTTGATGGATCGTTCGGTCTACGACAACGTGGCGATCCCGCTGATTATTTCCGGTGCCAGCGGCGAAGATATTCGTCGGCGCGTGTCGGCCGCGCTGGATAAAGTCGGCCTGCTCGACAAAGCGAAAAGCTATCCGATTCAGCTCTCTGGCGGTGAACAACAGCGTGTCGGCATTGCCCGCGCGGTGGTGAACAAGCCTGCGGTGCTGCTGGCGGATGAACCTACCGGTAACCTCGACAACGCGCTGTCGGAAGACATCCTGCGCCTGTTTGAAGAGTTCAACCGCGTTGGCGTCACGGTATTAATGGCAACGCACGATGTCGGGCTGATTGCACGCCGGAATTATCGCGTGATGACGCTCAATCAGGGACGTCTGCACGGAGGCCACGATGGTCAATAAACGCAACAAGCGCGCACCTGCGCCGAAAGCGAAGCAGCCCTCTAAAAGCAAGGCGCTGAAAGGCGGCTGGCAGGAGCAGTGGCGCTATGCGCTGCGCGGCACGCTGTCGGATATGTGGCGTCAGCCGCTGGCAACGCTGCTGACGGTGATGGTGATTGCCATTTCCCTGACGCTGCCAAGCGTGTGCTACATGGTGTGGAAGAACGTCAGCCAGGCGGCGACGCAGTGGTATCCCGCGCCACAGTTAACGGTGTATCTGGATAAAGCGTTGGATGACACTGCGGCGGAGAACGTTACTGCACAGCTCAAGCAGCTCGACGGCGTGGATAACGTCAATTACCTGACTCGCGAAGAAGCACTGAATGAGTTCCGTAACTGGTCTGGTTTTGGTGGTTCGATGGACATGCTGGAGCAGAATCCGCTGCCGGCGGTGGCCATCATCACGCCGAAACTCAATTTCCAGAATTCGGACACCATGGCGAATCTGCGCGATCGCGTCGCGAAAGTGCAGGGCGTTGATGAAGTGCGCATGGATGACAGCTGGTTCGCGCGTTTAGCGGCCTTAACCGGGCTGGTGGGGCAGATTGCCTCAATGATTGGCCTGCTGATGGTGGTCGCGGTGTTCCTGGTGATCGGCAACAGCGTGCGGCTCAGCATCTTTGCGCGGCGCGATACCATTAACGTGCAGAAGTTGATTGGTGCCACCGACGGCTTTATCCTGCGTCCCTTCCTGTACGGCGGTGCGCTGTTAGGATTTGGTGGCGCGGTTCTCTCGCTGCTGCTCTCCGAAGTGCTGGTGTTGCGCCTGCAATCGGTGGTGGCGCAAGTGGCAACAGTATTCGGTACCACCTTTGTGCTGGAAGGTTTTTCCTGGGATGAAGGGCTGCTGTTATTGTTGATCGCCGCCATCATCGGCTGGATTGCTGCCTGGCTAGCAACGGTACAACATTTACGCCGTTTTACGCCGCAGTAACCAAAAGCAACGTTTTTTGATATACTCTTCCTCTGCTGCCGACGACCTGGGAGCAGAGGAATCCTCCTATTTTCCCCGCCGTCATCTGTGTGTAAAATATTCACTGCTATAATTGAACTTGTGGATAACTTTGTCGTCCAAGTAGCACAGATTGCTTCTGGTTTTCTCGTGACGTTGACATAATGTAGCGTCTGCGCAAAATACCGTGCGGCAAGTCCATTGAATTTGTGAGGGTTTGAATGACCAAAGAAATGCAAACTTTAGCGATTGCTCCTCTGGGTAACCTGGAATCTTACGTCCGGGCTGCCAACAACTGGCCGGTGCTGACGGCAGAAGAGGAAAAAGCATTGGCTGAGCGGCTGCATTACCAGGGCGATCTGGATGCAGCTAAGACGCTGATCCTGTCTCACCTGCGCTTTGTTGTTCATATTGCTCGTAACTACTCCGGTTACGGCTTGCCGCAGGCAGACCTGATTCAGGAAGGTAACATCGGCCTGATGAAGGCGGTGCGTCGCTTCAACCCTGAAGTCGGCGTGCGTCTGGTGTCATTTGCCGTGCACTGGATTAAAGCAGAGATTCACGAATACGTGCTGCGTAACTGGCGTATTGTGAAAGTCGCGACCACCAAAGCTCAGCGTAAGCTGTTCTTTAACCTGCGTAAAAGCAAACAGCGTCTCGGTTGGTTCAACCAGGACGAAGTGGAAATGGTCGCACGCGAGCTGGGCGTGAGCAGCAAAGACGTGCTGGAAATGGAATCGCGCATGGCCGCGCAGGATATGACTTTCGACATGTCGTCTGATGACGAAGCGGGCGAAGGCAAATCAATGGCGCCCGTGCTGTATCTGCAGGATAAAACCTCTGACTTTGCCGATGGCATCGAAGAGGACAACTGGGATGCACATGCGGCTGATAAGCTGAGCGATGCGATGCTGAGCCTCGACGAGCGTAGTCAGGATATTATCCGCGCCCGTTGGCTGGACGATGACAACAAAACCACGCTGCAGGAGCTGGCCGATAAATACGGCGTCTCTGCAGAGCGCGTGCGTCAGTTGGAAAAGAACGCCATGAAGAAACTGCGAGTGGCGATTGAAGCCTGATAACGATCGGGTGGAAAAATGGGGCGACTTTTAAGTCGCCCTTTTTATTGCGCGCGAATCGGTCGCCATGAATGGCGACCCTACGAACGGCGCGGGTTTTGTAGGGTGCGCATTTATGCGCACCGTTTCACCAACCGCACGAAATCCTTTCAGCGCACCCAACCCTCAGCCTGCGCACGAAAACCACAAGCCTGCATAAACGCCGCACGCACGCCCTGATCGGCATCGCCGTCATCGGCAATCCACCAATCGGCTAACGCGCTGTTCTGCGCCATCGTCTCTTCCAGCAAGTATTGTCCCACACCGCGTCGACGCGTGACTTCACGCACGTTGAAATGAGTGATTTTCCCCTGCGTGCCGCTGAGGGTCAGCTGCAGCGCCGCCAGCAATCTGTCATTAAAACGCGCCGCATACAGACGCTGCGTGTCGCTGAGTTGCGCTTCCAGTTGCACAATATCGATTTCCGGCCAGACTTTAGCTAAATCGATACGATCCTGAGCGGTTAACGATGCTAAGCGCTGGATTGTCAGCTTCATACCTAATACCTGTACTAGTGCAAAGGCGATAGTGTAGCGAATTTAGACAGTCAGAGCGCTGTCACTTTTTTCTGATGAAAATAGGTCAAATGCCAGCCAGTTTGCCAGGATTGTGGAGTAAGCCATCAATGTTAGCCAAAAAAGCCAGCATAACGCGCTGGTATCCTGCTGAAAAATCGGCCATAACAACCAGACGATTCTGCTGATCCACACAGCCAATTCTGAATATGTCAGTTGATTTACAGAAGAAAGTTCCTGTTTAATAACCTGAAAAATAAAGCCTTATTACCTATAAATGCCAGAAAAGCGTGCTAACCCATTATTGCAAAATGAGTTTTCCTCTTTGACTGGCAGAAAATAAACAATCACAACAAACACGACACAACAGATGGGGAAGTTCGCATGAAAATGAGTAAAGGACGCGCATTACTGGCGGGCTGCGTTGCCCTGGCGATGAGCCATGCGGCGCTGGCAAAAGACATTAAAATTGCCATCGTCGGCGCATCAACCGGTCCGGTCGCGCAGTACGGTGACATGCAGTTTACCGGTGCCGCGCAAGCGATTAAGGACATCAATGCTAAAGGCGGCGTTAACGGTGACAAACTGGTTGGCGTGGAATATGACGATGCCTGTGACCCGAAACAAGCGGTTGCGGTTGCCAACAAAGTGGTTAACGACGGCATTAAATACGTTATCGGCCATCTTTGCTCCTCCTCTACTCAGCCTGCTTCAGACATCTATAACGACGAAGGCGTGCTGATGATCACCCCAGCCGCGACCGCGCCAGAACTGACTGCGCGTGGCTATGCTGACGTGCTGCGTACTACCGGTCTGGATTCCGATCAGGGCCCAACGGCGGCGACCTACATCCTCGACCACATCAAACCAAAACGCATCGCCGTGGTGCATGACAAGCAGCAATATGGTCAGGGTCTGGCGGAATCCGTGCAGAAAACCCTGAAAGCCAAAGGCGGCAACGTGGTGCTGTTTGAAGGTATCACCGCCGGTGATAAAGACTTCTCCACGCTGATTGCGCGCCTGAAGAAAGAGAACGTCGATTTTGTTTACTACGGCGGTTACTACCCGGAGCTGGGCCAGATTCTGCGTCAGGCAAAATCCGCAGGCCTGAATGCCGGCTTCATGGGCCCGGAAGGCGTGGGCAACGCTTCTCTGTCTAACATCGCCGGTGATGCGTCTGAAGGCCTGTTCGTAACGCTGCCGAAGCGCTACGACCAGCTGCCAGAGAACAAAGCGATTGTTGATGCGATCAAAGCCAACACCGCGTCGAATCGCAAAGATCCAACCGGTCCGTTCGTCTGGACCACCTACGCGGCGATTCAGTCGCTGGTGGCCGGTATTGAGCGCAGCAAGAGCGATGAGCCCGATGCGATTGCTAAGAACCTGAAAGCAGGTGCTGCCGTTCCAACCGTGATGGGCAACCTGAACTGGGATGAGAAAGGCGATCTGAAGGGCTTCGAATTTGGTGTCTTCAAATGGCACAAAGACGGCTCTTCTACCGCAGTTAAGTAATCCCCCCAAATTCCCTCTCCCGCGCGCGGGAGGGGGAATTATTTAGCTCCAGAGCAGGTCCTCACTATGTCCGAGCAGTTTCTCTATTTCATTCAGCAGATGTTCAACGGGGTTACCCTCGGGAGCACCTACGCGCTGATCGCCATCGGTTACACCATGGTTTACGGCATTATCGGCATGATCAACTTCGCCCACGGCGAGGTGTACATGATCGGTAGCTATGTCTCCTTTATCGTGATTGCCGCCCTGATGATGATGGGCATCGACACCTCGTGGCTGATGATCGCCGCCGGTTTCGTGATGGCGGTGATCATCTCCAGCGCCTATGGCTGGAGCATCGAACGCGTGGCGTACAAGCCGGTGCGATCGTCCAAACGCCTGATCGCGCTGATCTCCGCGATCGGTATGTCGATCTTCCTGCAGAACTACGTCAGCCTGACGCAAGGCTCGCGCGATCTCGCGCTGCCAAGCCTGATCACCGGCCAGTGGACGCTGGGCGAGAGCAACGGCTTTGCTGCCACGCTCTCCACCATGCAACTGGTGATTTGGGTGGTGACCTTCCTGTCGATGCTGGCGCTGACGCTGTTTATCCGTTATTCGCGCATGGGCCGCGCCTGCCGCGCCTGCGCAGAAGACCTGAAAATGGCCAGCCTGCTGGGCATCAATACCGACCGCGTTATCTCTCTCACCTTTATCATTGGTGCGGCGATGGCGGCGGTGGCGGGCGTATTGCTCGGTCAATTCTACGGCTCGATTAACCCGTTCATCGGCTTTATGGCCGGGATGAAAGCCTTCACTGCCGCAGTATTGGGCGGCATCGGCAGTATTCCTGGCGCGATGATTGGCGGCCTAGTGCTGGGTATTGCGGAAGCGCTGACCTCAGCGTATCTCTCGACCGAATATAAAGATGTGGTCTCCTTCGCGCTGCTGATCGTGGTGCTGCTGGTGATGCCAACCGGGATTCTTGGCCGTCCGGAGGTGGAGAAAGTATGAAACGCCTCGGTTTGGTCAACGCCGTGATCTCCACGGTGATGTTGCTGATTCTCGCCACCTTCTTTATGGGCGTGCGCCTCGATCTGGACGGCACCAAACTGGTGGTCGCCAACGCGGGCGCGGTGCGCTGGAACTGGATTTTCATTGGTTGTGCGGTGGTATTTGTCTTCCAGCTGCTGCGTCCGCTGGTGCAGGGTAAATTCAAGCGCAGCGGCAAAGGTTTTGTCCTGCCGGGCTTTGATGGATCGACGCCAAAGCAGAAGCTGTTGATGGCACTGGTGATTGCCGCCGCGGTCATCTGGCCGTTTCTGGTCTCGCGCGGCAGCGTGGATATCGCCACGCTGACGCTGATCTACGTGATGCTCGGTCTCGGGCTGAACGTGGTGGTGGGTTTATCTGGTCTGCTGGTGCTGGGCTACGGCGGTTTTTATGCCATCGGCGCTTACACCTTCGCCTTGCTGAATCACTATTACGGCTTTGGTTTCTGGGAAAGCCTGCCGCTGGCTGGTTTAGTCGCCGGTGCGTTTGGTTTGCTGCTTGGCTTCCCGGTACTGCGCCTGCGCGGTGACTATCTGGCGATCGTCACGCTAGGTTTCGGTGAAATCGTGCGTATCCTGCTGCTGAATAACACCGCGATTACCGGCGGACCGAACGGCATTGCGCAGATTCCCAAGCCAAGCCTGTTTGGTCTGGAGTTTGGTCGTCGCGTCAGCGAAGGCGGCTGGAGCACTTTCCATGACTTCTTTGGCTTGAAATACGATCCCAGCGACCGCGTGATTTTCCTTTATCTGGTGGCGCTGCTGCTGGTGGTGCTGACGCTGTTTGTTATCAACCGTTTGCTGCGTATGCCGTTGGGCCGTGCATGGGAAGCGCTGCGCGAAGATGAGATCGCCTGCCGTTCGCTCGGCCTGAGCCCGACGCGCATCAAGCTGACGGCATTTACCATCAGCGCGGTGTTCGCCGGTTTTGCAGGCACGCTGTTTGCGGCGCGTCAGGGCTTCGTCAGCCCGGAATCCTTCACTTTCGTCGAGTCGGCCTTTGTGCTGGCGATTGTGGTGTTGGGCGGCATGGGCTCGCAGCTGGCGGTGATCCTTGCGGCGATTCTGTTGGTGGTATCGCGCGAGCTGATGCGTGATTTGAACGAATACAGCATGCTGGTGCTCGGCGGTTTGATGGTGCTGATGATGATCTGGCGCCCACAAGGTCTGCTGCCGATGAAGCGTCCGCATCTGAAGTTGAAAAGCAGTAAACAAGGAGAGCAGGCATGAGTCAGCCTTTATTAGCCGTTGAAGGCCTGATGATGCGCTTCGGCGGCCTGTTAGCCGTCAACAATGTGGCGCTTGAGCTGCATCCACAGGAAATTGTTTCACTGATCGGCCCGAACGGTGCCGGTAAAACTACGGTGTTCAACTGCCTGACCGGTTTTTACAAACCGACCGGCGGCACCATCAAACTGCGCGATCAGCAGCTGCAAGGTTTGCCAGGGCAGAAAATCGCGCGCATGGGCATCGTGCGGACTTTCCAGCACGTACGTCTGTTCCGTGAAATGACGGTGATTGAAAACCTGCTGGTGGCACAACATCAGCACCTGAAAAGCGGCGTGTTCTCTGGGCTGTTCAAAACCCCGGCTTTCCGTCGCGGTGAGAGCGAAGCACTGGATCGCGCAGCCACCTGGCTGGACCGCATCGGTCTGCTGGATTTGGCGAACCGGCAGGCGGGTAACCTTGCTTATGGTCAGCAGCGTCGTCTGGAGATTGCGCGCTGCATGGTGACGCGCCCGGAAATCCTGATGCTGGATGAACCGGCGGCCGGTCTTAACCCGCGTGAAACGCACGAGCTCGATGAGCTGATCGCCGAACTGCGCGGTGAGCACAAGGTTTCCGTGCTGCTGATTGAACACGATATGAAGCTGGTGATGGGCATTTCTGACCGCATTTACGTGGTGAACCAGGGAACGCCGCTGGCTAACGGCACGCCGGAACAGGTGCGTAACAATCCGGATGTGATCCGTGCTTATTTAGGTGAGGCGTAACATGGCAAACCCGATTTTAACTTTGCAGAGTGTCAGCGCCCATTACGGTCCGATTCAGGCGCTGCACAACATTAATCTGCACATCAATCAGGGTGAGATCGTCACGCTGATCGGTGCCAACGGCGCGGGTAAAACCACGCTGCTCGGCACTTTGTGCGGCGAACCGCGCGCCACCAGCGGCACTATCACCTTTGATGGTAAAGAGATCACCGACTGGCAAACCGCGAAAATCATGCGTGAAGCGATTGCGATCGTGCCGGAAGGTCGTCGCGTGTTTTCGCGCATGACGGTGGAAGAGAATCTGGCGATGGGCGGCTTCTTCGCCACGCGTCAGCAGTATCTGGAGCGTATCGACCGCGTTTATCAGCTGTTCTCTCGCCTTGCAGAACGTAAAGCGCAGCGCGCGGGGACCATGTCCGGCGGTGAGCAGCAGATGCTGGCGATTGGTCGCGCGTTGATGAGCCAGCCGCGCTTGCTGCTGCTGGATGAGCCGTCGCTGGGTTTGGCGCCGATTATCATCCAGCAGATCTTCGATACCATTGAGCAGTTGCGTAAAGAGGGCATGACCATCTTCCTCGTCGAGCAGAACGCCAACCAGGCGCTGAAGCTGGCGGATCGGGGTTATGTGCTCGAAAACGGTCATGTAGTGCTGGAGGATAGCGGCGAAGCG carries:
- a CDS encoding DUF2500 domain-containing protein, whose translation is MSKPPLIFFIVLAIIAVLATRQFIKQRRETAVNDASPVRSLSVKVKTKREFPSPNRRSRQREEIVAEEMKYEAWFHPLNGASDIKVTVNANEYHQIDKGAKGELKMKGTRFVSFTPVP
- a CDS encoding DUF1145 family protein — its product is MWLNVGRLLMICVWAFLLLNLVHPFPTPLRYFVHVALFFMVIMHGLQLVLLRATQSKDAPKLSGVTQAKIFFFGVFELLAWQKKHYPKM
- the rsmD gene encoding 16S rRNA (guanine(966)-N(2))-methyltransferase, producing MSKAPRSSSAGQIRIIGGQWRGRKLPVPDSAGLRPTTDRVRETLFNWLAPDIQEARCLDCFAGSGALGLEALSRYAASATLLELERAVAQQLSQNLQTLRASQAKVVQTNTLQWLSQPGEPFDVVFVDPPFRKGLLQETLTLLEKNGWLAAEALIYVESEVENGTPVAPANWDLYREKIAGQVAYRLYQRQQETHDVA
- the ftsY gene encoding signal recognition particle-docking protein FtsY, which encodes MAKEKKRGFFSWLGFGKEEETQQPAEEQQQTTEVVAEPAVEESALDRAEAQAVETVAVTEQVAEQQQVEAELIEAPVIEPQEPEPVTAIVEDVLPEEITQPDVAPIEEEPQREELALDEPERDEEAPLTDEELEALALAETYAEDAELAEATQDTVSDLPLAAAPIIAQEQERPTKEGFFARLKRSLVKTRENLGSGFISLFRGKKIDDDLFEELEEQLLIADVGVETTRRIITNLTQQANRKQLRDAEALYGLLKAEMSGILEKVDQPLEVGGKTPFVILMVGVNGVGKTTTIGKLARQYQAQGKSVMLAAGDTFRAAAVEQLQVWGQRNNIPVVAQHTGADSASVIFDAIQAAKSRNVDVLIADTAGRLQNKSHLMEELKKITRVMKKLDEDAPHEVMLTLDASTGQNAISQAKLFHEAVGLTGITLTKLDGTAKGGVIFSVADQFGIPIRYIGVGEGIEDLRPFKAADFIEALFAREE
- the ftsE gene encoding cell division ATP-binding protein FtsE, producing MIRFEEVSKAYLGGRQALQGVDFHLRPGEMAFLTGHSGAGKSTLLKLICGIERPSAGQIWFSGHDISRLRHSEVPFLRRQIGMIFQDHHLLMDRSVYDNVAIPLIISGASGEDIRRRVSAALDKVGLLDKAKSYPIQLSGGEQQRVGIARAVVNKPAVLLADEPTGNLDNALSEDILRLFEEFNRVGVTVLMATHDVGLIARRNYRVMTLNQGRLHGGHDGQ
- the ftsX gene encoding permease-like cell division protein FtsX; this translates as MVNKRNKRAPAPKAKQPSKSKALKGGWQEQWRYALRGTLSDMWRQPLATLLTVMVIAISLTLPSVCYMVWKNVSQAATQWYPAPQLTVYLDKALDDTAAENVTAQLKQLDGVDNVNYLTREEALNEFRNWSGFGGSMDMLEQNPLPAVAIITPKLNFQNSDTMANLRDRVAKVQGVDEVRMDDSWFARLAALTGLVGQIASMIGLLMVVAVFLVIGNSVRLSIFARRDTINVQKLIGATDGFILRPFLYGGALLGFGGAVLSLLLSEVLVLRLQSVVAQVATVFGTTFVLEGFSWDEGLLLLLIAAIIGWIAAWLATVQHLRRFTPQ
- the rpoH gene encoding RNA polymerase sigma factor RpoH; its protein translation is MTKEMQTLAIAPLGNLESYVRAANNWPVLTAEEEKALAERLHYQGDLDAAKTLILSHLRFVVHIARNYSGYGLPQADLIQEGNIGLMKAVRRFNPEVGVRLVSFAVHWIKAEIHEYVLRNWRIVKVATTKAQRKLFFNLRKSKQRLGWFNQDEVEMVARELGVSSKDVLEMESRMAAQDMTFDMSSDDEAGEGKSMAPVLYLQDKTSDFADGIEEDNWDAHAADKLSDAMLSLDERSQDIIRARWLDDDNKTTLQELADKYGVSAERVRQLEKNAMKKLRVAIEA
- the panM gene encoding aspartate 1-decarboxylase autocleavage activator PanM — encoded protein: MKLTIQRLASLTAQDRIDLAKVWPEIDIVQLEAQLSDTQRLYAARFNDRLLAALQLTLSGTQGKITHFNVREVTRRRGVGQYLLEETMAQNSALADWWIADDGDADQGVRAAFMQACGFRAQAEGWVR
- a CDS encoding branched-chain amino acid ABC transporter substrate-binding protein, which produces MKMSKGRALLAGCVALAMSHAALAKDIKIAIVGASTGPVAQYGDMQFTGAAQAIKDINAKGGVNGDKLVGVEYDDACDPKQAVAVANKVVNDGIKYVIGHLCSSSTQPASDIYNDEGVLMITPAATAPELTARGYADVLRTTGLDSDQGPTAATYILDHIKPKRIAVVHDKQQYGQGLAESVQKTLKAKGGNVVLFEGITAGDKDFSTLIARLKKENVDFVYYGGYYPELGQILRQAKSAGLNAGFMGPEGVGNASLSNIAGDASEGLFVTLPKRYDQLPENKAIVDAIKANTASNRKDPTGPFVWTTYAAIQSLVAGIERSKSDEPDAIAKNLKAGAAVPTVMGNLNWDEKGDLKGFEFGVFKWHKDGSSTAVK
- the livH gene encoding high-affinity branched-chain amino acid ABC transporter permease LivH encodes the protein MSEQFLYFIQQMFNGVTLGSTYALIAIGYTMVYGIIGMINFAHGEVYMIGSYVSFIVIAALMMMGIDTSWLMIAAGFVMAVIISSAYGWSIERVAYKPVRSSKRLIALISAIGMSIFLQNYVSLTQGSRDLALPSLITGQWTLGESNGFAATLSTMQLVIWVVTFLSMLALTLFIRYSRMGRACRACAEDLKMASLLGINTDRVISLTFIIGAAMAAVAGVLLGQFYGSINPFIGFMAGMKAFTAAVLGGIGSIPGAMIGGLVLGIAEALTSAYLSTEYKDVVSFALLIVVLLVMPTGILGRPEVEKV
- a CDS encoding high-affinity branched-chain amino acid ABC transporter permease LivM codes for the protein MKRLGLVNAVISTVMLLILATFFMGVRLDLDGTKLVVANAGAVRWNWIFIGCAVVFVFQLLRPLVQGKFKRSGKGFVLPGFDGSTPKQKLLMALVIAAAVIWPFLVSRGSVDIATLTLIYVMLGLGLNVVVGLSGLLVLGYGGFYAIGAYTFALLNHYYGFGFWESLPLAGLVAGAFGLLLGFPVLRLRGDYLAIVTLGFGEIVRILLLNNTAITGGPNGIAQIPKPSLFGLEFGRRVSEGGWSTFHDFFGLKYDPSDRVIFLYLVALLLVVLTLFVINRLLRMPLGRAWEALREDEIACRSLGLSPTRIKLTAFTISAVFAGFAGTLFAARQGFVSPESFTFVESAFVLAIVVLGGMGSQLAVILAAILLVVSRELMRDLNEYSMLVLGGLMVLMMIWRPQGLLPMKRPHLKLKSSKQGEQA